One Streptomyces mobaraensis NBRC 13819 = DSM 40847 DNA segment encodes these proteins:
- a CDS encoding fructose-specific PTS transporter subunit EIIC translates to MSNATSDATSDATSELITADLVDLDLTADTKEAAARSLAVRMRDLGRVTDLEGFLADVAAREAQMPTGLDGGIGIPHCRSAHVTAPTLAFGRSAARVDFGAPDGPADLIFLIAAPAGADSDHLTILSGLARRLMNEEFTGALRTVGDAGEAAALIRGDAPAPAPAPTADPDPGPAPEPEPEPGPEPGLASEPAPAPEPEPGPEPESEPEPAPERAFRLVAVTSCPTGIAHTYMAAEALERAARDAGVEIAVETQGSAGFTRLDPGVIVAADGVILAHDVEVRDRDRFVGKPVVDVGVKAGVNRAAELVAEVREKAARGDVRAPRPAVPMDSGAEGGDGFGTRLRKWLMTGVSYMVPFVAAGGLLIALGFAIGGYEVDKAPSVAKHFVWTESASWAALLFQTGGVAFGFLVAVLAGFIAYGMADRPGLVPGFVGGAIAVTVSAGFLGGLIAGLLAGGTVLAVQRARVPAVLRGIMPVVVIPLVSSAVVGFLMFLVVGKPLAALQTALTDWLSGLDGTNAVFLGALLGLMMCFDLGGPLNKVAYAFAVGGLADPNDGSLKVMAAVMAAGMVPPLALALATTVRGRLFTPAERENGKAAWVLGASFITEGAIPFAAADPLRVIPSAMAGGAVTGALSMAFGCTLRAPHGGAFVVPLIGAPFLYLLAIAAGTALSAGLVVLLKSATARGAAH, encoded by the coding sequence ATGAGCAATGCGACGAGCGACGCGACGAGCGATGCGACGAGTGAACTGATCACGGCGGACCTGGTCGACCTGGACCTGACCGCCGACACCAAGGAGGCGGCCGCCCGGTCCCTCGCCGTCCGCATGCGGGACCTCGGCCGCGTCACGGACCTGGAGGGTTTCCTGGCCGACGTGGCGGCGCGCGAGGCCCAGATGCCGACCGGCCTCGACGGCGGCATCGGCATCCCCCACTGCCGCAGTGCCCATGTCACCGCGCCGACCCTCGCCTTCGGCCGCTCCGCCGCCCGCGTCGACTTCGGCGCCCCCGACGGCCCGGCCGACCTGATCTTCCTGATCGCCGCCCCGGCCGGGGCGGACAGCGACCACCTGACGATCCTCTCGGGTCTCGCGCGGCGGCTGATGAACGAGGAGTTCACGGGGGCGCTGCGCACGGTGGGGGACGCGGGGGAGGCCGCGGCGCTGATCCGGGGCGACGCACCGGCACCCGCTCCGGCCCCCACCGCCGACCCCGATCCTGGACCCGCGCCTGAGCCGGAGCCTGAGCCTGGACCCGAGCCTGGGCTTGCGTCCGAGCCTGCGCCCGCGCCCGAACCGGAACCGGGACCGGAACCCGAATCGGAGCCCGAACCGGCACCCGAGCGGGCGTTCCGCCTCGTCGCCGTCACCTCCTGCCCCACCGGTATCGCGCACACGTACATGGCCGCCGAGGCGCTGGAGCGCGCCGCGCGGGACGCGGGTGTGGAGATAGCCGTCGAGACGCAGGGGTCGGCGGGGTTCACCCGCCTCGACCCGGGCGTGATCGTCGCCGCGGACGGCGTGATCCTCGCGCACGACGTCGAGGTCCGCGACCGGGACCGCTTCGTGGGCAAGCCGGTCGTGGACGTCGGCGTCAAGGCGGGGGTGAACCGCGCCGCCGAACTGGTGGCGGAGGTACGGGAGAAGGCCGCCCGCGGGGACGTCCGCGCGCCCCGGCCCGCCGTGCCCATGGACTCCGGCGCCGAGGGCGGCGACGGCTTCGGGACGCGGCTCCGCAAGTGGCTGATGACGGGCGTGAGTTATATGGTGCCCTTCGTCGCGGCGGGCGGTCTGCTGATCGCCCTGGGCTTCGCCATCGGCGGCTACGAGGTCGACAAGGCCCCGTCGGTGGCCAAGCACTTCGTCTGGACCGAGTCCGCGAGCTGGGCCGCGCTCCTCTTCCAGACCGGAGGCGTCGCGTTCGGCTTCCTGGTGGCGGTCCTGGCCGGTTTCATCGCGTACGGGATGGCCGACCGCCCCGGGCTCGTCCCCGGTTTCGTCGGCGGAGCCATCGCGGTGACGGTCAGCGCGGGCTTCCTGGGCGGACTGATCGCCGGTCTCCTCGCGGGCGGGACGGTGCTGGCCGTGCAGCGGGCGCGGGTGCCGGCCGTGCTGCGCGGGATCATGCCGGTGGTCGTCATCCCCCTGGTGTCCTCGGCGGTCGTCGGTTTCCTGATGTTCCTGGTGGTGGGGAAGCCGCTCGCCGCGCTTCAGACCGCGCTGACGGACTGGCTGAGCGGGCTGGACGGCACCAACGCCGTGTTCCTCGGCGCGCTGCTCGGCCTGATGATGTGCTTCGACCTCGGCGGCCCGCTCAACAAGGTCGCCTACGCCTTCGCCGTCGGCGGCCTCGCCGACCCCAACGACGGCAGCCTCAAGGTGATGGCCGCCGTCATGGCCGCCGGCATGGTGCCCCCGCTCGCCCTGGCCCTCGCGACGACCGTGCGCGGCCGGCTCTTCACCCCGGCCGAACGGGAGAACGGCAAGGCCGCCTGGGTGCTCGGCGCCTCCTTCATCACCGAGGGCGCCATCCCGTTCGCGGCGGCCGACCCGCTGCGCGTCATCCCGTCGGCGATGGCAGGCGGCGCCGTCACCGGCGCCCTCTCCATGGCCTTCGGCTGCACCCTCCGCGCGCCCCACGGCGGTGCCTTCGTCGTCCCTCTGATCGGCGCCCCCTTCCTCTACCTCCTCGCCATCGCCGCCGGCACGGCGCTGAGCGCCGGACTGGTCGTCCTGCTGAAGAGCGCGACGGCCCGCGGCGCCGCGCACTAG
- the pfkB gene encoding 1-phosphofructokinase, with protein sequence MILTVTPNPSLDRTYEVPALRRGAVLRAAADRVDPGGKGVNVSRAVAAAGRATTAVLPLGGAEGTLLERLLREQGIDVAGVPVSGATRVNVAVAEPDGTLTKVNAAGPALTAAEAEALLGSVGDRSAGADWIACCGSLPRGLAPEWYGRLVARAHAAGARIALDTSGPSLTAALRERPDVVKPNTEELAQAVGRPLATVGDAVRAAEELRGLGARAVLASLGADGQLLVDGSGTYYGTAPVTRVRSNVGAGDASLAGFLAAGGDGPDALASALAHGAAAVRLPGSAMPAPGDLEPSTVTVTRDVPGDRVLTEPAPGV encoded by the coding sequence GTGATCCTCACCGTCACCCCCAACCCCAGCCTCGACCGCACCTACGAGGTTCCCGCGCTGCGGCGCGGTGCCGTCCTGCGCGCGGCGGCCGACCGGGTCGACCCGGGCGGCAAGGGCGTCAACGTCTCGCGCGCGGTCGCCGCGGCGGGGCGCGCCACCACGGCCGTGCTGCCGCTCGGCGGCGCGGAGGGCACGCTGCTGGAACGCCTCCTCCGCGAGCAGGGCATCGACGTCGCGGGCGTCCCCGTGTCCGGTGCGACGCGGGTCAACGTGGCCGTCGCCGAACCCGACGGCACGCTCACCAAGGTCAACGCCGCCGGCCCCGCACTGACGGCCGCCGAGGCCGAGGCACTGCTGGGCAGCGTGGGGGACCGGTCGGCGGGCGCCGACTGGATCGCCTGCTGCGGCAGCCTGCCGCGCGGACTCGCGCCCGAGTGGTACGGGCGGCTGGTGGCCCGCGCCCACGCCGCCGGGGCCCGGATCGCGCTCGACACCTCGGGACCGTCCCTCACCGCCGCCCTGCGCGAACGCCCCGACGTCGTCAAACCCAACACCGAGGAACTGGCCCAGGCCGTCGGCCGCCCCCTGGCGACGGTCGGGGACGCCGTCCGGGCGGCGGAGGAACTGCGGGGCCTCGGCGCGCGGGCCGTCCTCGCCAGCCTCGGCGCGGACGGCCAGCTCCTCGTCGACGGCTCCGGCACGTACTACGGGACGGCCCCGGTGACGCGCGTCCGCAGCAACGTCGGTGCGGGCGACGCCTCCCTGGCCGGCTTCCTCGCCGCCGGCGGCGACGGTCCGGACGCCCTCGCGTCGGCCCTGGCCCACGGCGCGGCGGCCGTCCGGCTGCCCGGCAGCGCGATGCCCGCCCCGGGCGACCTCGAACCGTCCACGGTGACGGTCACCCGGGACGTCCCCGGCGACCGCGTCCTGACCGAACCGGCGCCCGGCGTCTGA
- a CDS encoding DeoR/GlpR family DNA-binding transcription regulator produces MYGPERQQEILRLAREDGRVDVLSLAETFQVTAETVRRDLKVLDRAGLLRRVHGGAIPVGRLDFEPDLAEREATAADEKDAIARAALAELPAGGSVILDAGTTVARLAALFPLDVDPAAELTVVTHALPVAARLADHPGIALHLVGGRVRHRTRAAVDAWALRAYGEVAADVAFVATNGFSADGGLTTPDLAEAAVKRATIAAARRVVLLADSGKFAQRHFARFGDLSDVDLLITDTGLSPEDAREIERRGPAVIRA; encoded by the coding sequence ATGTACGGACCGGAACGCCAGCAGGAGATCCTGCGGCTCGCGCGCGAGGACGGGCGGGTGGACGTGCTGTCGCTGGCGGAGACGTTCCAGGTCACCGCCGAGACCGTGCGCCGCGACCTCAAGGTGCTGGACCGGGCGGGGCTGCTCCGGCGCGTGCACGGCGGCGCGATCCCCGTCGGCCGGCTGGACTTCGAACCGGACCTGGCGGAACGCGAGGCCACGGCGGCGGACGAGAAGGACGCCATCGCCAGGGCGGCCCTGGCCGAACTGCCCGCCGGCGGCAGCGTGATCCTGGACGCCGGGACCACGGTCGCCCGGCTCGCCGCGCTCTTCCCGCTGGACGTCGACCCGGCCGCCGAGCTGACGGTCGTCACGCACGCGCTGCCCGTCGCCGCCCGGCTGGCGGACCATCCGGGCATCGCCCTGCACCTGGTCGGGGGCCGGGTACGGCACCGTACCCGGGCGGCCGTCGACGCCTGGGCGCTGCGCGCGTACGGCGAGGTCGCGGCGGACGTCGCCTTCGTCGCCACCAACGGCTTCTCGGCGGACGGCGGGCTGACCACCCCCGACCTCGCCGAGGCGGCGGTGAAGCGGGCGACGATCGCCGCCGCCCGGCGCGTCGTCCTGCTCGCCGACTCCGGCAAGTTCGCGCAGCGGCACTTCGCCCGCTTCGGCGACCTCTCCGACGTCGACCTGCTGATCACCGACACCGGGCTGAGCCCCGAGGACGCCCGGGAGATCGAACGCCGCGGGCCGGCGGTGATCCGCGCGTGA
- a CDS encoding GNAT family N-acetyltransferase, protein MIAKLPTRTTALTGRHVRLEPLDHTHVPDLFRALGGDDEVWRWTFHLTPRTEDELDSIVEDRLADPACVPFAVVHLASGRTAGITCYFGASGLHEEVEIGGTWYGREYWRTAVNTESKLLLLTHAYEELGMGRVYWKIDHLNERSQAAVRRLGAVHEGTLRRHRQRPDGSWRDSVQFSMLQEEWPSVRERLVRRLDRG, encoded by the coding sequence ATGATCGCGAAGCTGCCCACCCGCACCACAGCCCTGACCGGCCGGCACGTCCGGCTGGAACCCCTCGATCACACGCACGTCCCCGACCTGTTCCGCGCGCTCGGCGGCGACGACGAGGTCTGGCGCTGGACGTTCCACCTCACCCCGCGCACAGAGGACGAGCTCGACAGCATCGTCGAGGACAGGCTCGCCGACCCCGCCTGCGTCCCGTTCGCCGTCGTCCACCTCGCGAGCGGGCGGACCGCAGGCATCACCTGCTACTTCGGAGCGAGCGGCCTCCACGAGGAGGTCGAGATCGGCGGAACCTGGTACGGGCGGGAGTACTGGCGCACCGCCGTCAACACGGAGAGCAAGCTCCTGCTGCTCACGCACGCCTACGAGGAGCTGGGCATGGGCCGCGTCTACTGGAAGATCGACCACCTGAACGAGCGGTCCCAGGCGGCGGTACGGCGGCTCGGGGCCGTGCACGAGGGAACGCTCAGGCGGCACCGGCAGCGGCCGGACGGGAGCTGGCGGGACAGCGTCCAGTTCTCGATGCTGCAGGAGGAGTGGCCGTCGGTGCGGGAGCGGCTCGTGAGGCGCCTCGACCGCGGGTGA
- a CDS encoding MFS transporter — MSSPSTDPSTDPSIEPSTGPGADAPVDRRRWIALAVVLTASFMDLVDVTIVNIAMPSISHDLGASFSVLQWITEGYALAFAAGLITGGRLGDIYGRRRVFLLGMGGFTLASMLCGLAGDPHLLVAARVLQGGTAALMVPQVLAIVHSTFPAHERGKVFGMFGAIVGLGAVSGPILGALLTEWNILGLEWRPIFLVNLPVGIAGLILGRRFIAESKAENALKLDLVGVALATLGIVMFLYPLTQGRELGWPLWGFLLMGGSAVVLGLFVVYERYKKRKDGSPLVELSLFSVKSFAAGIGVQLAFGVLTGIYFLCWTLYMQLGLGWSALRAGLTGIPFSIAVSVTAGMSVQKLVPRFGRKVLQAGALVMAAGVLLYIWEADRYGADITSWQMALPLTVMGAGMGFVVAPLTDAVLSEVPREHAGSASGLINTTQQLGNAIGLGLVSVVFFGVLDEDAVARGRAATAFGDAYGNALWWVTGLLVLVFLLVFALPRHSRTEAPVADAAPAEKGEPIAA, encoded by the coding sequence GTGAGCTCCCCGAGCACCGATCCGAGCACTGATCCGAGTATCGAACCGAGTACCGGTCCCGGTGCGGATGCGCCCGTCGACCGCCGCCGCTGGATCGCGCTGGCCGTCGTGCTGACCGCGTCCTTCATGGACCTCGTCGACGTGACGATCGTCAACATCGCGATGCCCAGCATCAGCCACGACCTCGGCGCCTCGTTCAGCGTCCTCCAGTGGATCACCGAGGGTTACGCCCTCGCGTTCGCCGCCGGTCTGATCACCGGCGGCCGACTCGGCGACATATACGGACGCCGGCGGGTCTTCCTGCTCGGCATGGGCGGCTTCACCCTCGCCTCGATGCTCTGCGGTCTCGCCGGTGACCCGCACCTGCTGGTCGCGGCCCGCGTCCTCCAGGGCGGCACCGCCGCGCTGATGGTGCCCCAGGTGCTGGCGATCGTGCACTCCACCTTCCCGGCGCACGAGCGCGGCAAGGTCTTCGGCATGTTCGGCGCCATCGTCGGACTGGGCGCCGTCTCGGGCCCGATCCTGGGCGCGCTGCTCACCGAGTGGAACATCCTCGGCCTGGAGTGGCGGCCGATCTTCCTGGTCAACCTGCCCGTCGGCATCGCCGGCCTGATCCTCGGCCGCCGTTTCATCGCCGAGTCCAAGGCCGAGAACGCGCTGAAGCTCGACCTCGTCGGCGTCGCCCTCGCGACCCTCGGCATCGTGATGTTCCTCTACCCGCTCACCCAGGGCCGGGAACTGGGCTGGCCGCTCTGGGGCTTCCTGCTGATGGGCGGCAGCGCCGTGGTGCTGGGCCTGTTCGTCGTCTACGAGCGGTACAAGAAGCGGAAGGACGGCTCGCCGCTGGTCGAGCTCTCACTGTTCTCCGTGAAGAGCTTCGCCGCCGGTATCGGCGTCCAGCTGGCCTTCGGCGTCCTCACCGGCATCTACTTCCTCTGCTGGACCCTGTACATGCAGCTCGGCCTGGGCTGGAGCGCGCTGCGGGCCGGTCTGACGGGCATCCCGTTCTCCATCGCCGTGTCGGTCACGGCCGGCATGTCCGTCCAGAAGCTCGTCCCGCGCTTCGGCCGCAAGGTCCTCCAGGCGGGCGCGCTGGTCATGGCCGCCGGAGTGCTGCTCTACATCTGGGAGGCCGACCGCTACGGCGCCGACATCACCTCCTGGCAGATGGCCCTGCCGCTGACGGTGATGGGCGCGGGCATGGGTTTCGTCGTCGCCCCGCTCACCGACGCCGTCCTCTCCGAGGTGCCCCGCGAGCACGCGGGCTCGGCGTCCGGCCTGATAAACACCACGCAGCAGCTGGGCAACGCGATCGGCCTGGGCCTGGTGTCGGTGGTCTTCTTCGGCGTCCTGGACGAGGACGCGGTCGCGAGGGGCCGGGCCGCCACGGCCTTCGGCGACGCGTACGGCAACGCCCTGTGGTGGGTCACGGGCCTGCTCGTCCTCGTCTTCCTGCTCGTCTTCGCGCTCCCGCGCCACTCCCGCACCGAGGCTCCGGTGGCGGACGCGGCGCCCGCGGAGAAGGGCGAGCCGATAGCCGCGTAA
- a CDS encoding helix-turn-helix transcriptional regulator, with the protein MTDTPVRLLNLLSLLQTPREWPGSELAERLGVSPRTIRRDIERLRDLGYPVQATMGAVGGYRLAAGAAMPPLVLDDEEAVAIAVGLRAGAGHAVEGIEEASVRALAKLEQVLPSRLRHRVTALQAATVPLTWGDGATVDPRTLTVMAAATTGNERLRFSYRTGEGVETKRLVEPNRLVSTGRRWYLVAYDNDREDWRTFRVDRVSDPFPTGARFEPRELPAENAAEFVSGPTSRRQPELRMVVTLHAPVSAVAGRLPHWMGAPRPVDDETCRLDTECADSVEWVAIHLAMLGCEFEVHEPEKLITCTRLLGERITRAAGGTAGR; encoded by the coding sequence ATGACCGACACACCCGTACGGCTTCTGAATCTGCTCTCCCTTCTGCAGACCCCACGCGAATGGCCGGGCAGCGAACTCGCCGAGCGGCTCGGTGTGAGCCCGCGGACGATCCGGCGGGACATCGAGCGGCTGCGCGACCTCGGCTACCCCGTACAGGCAACGATGGGAGCCGTCGGTGGGTACCGGCTGGCCGCCGGGGCGGCGATGCCGCCGCTGGTCCTGGACGACGAGGAGGCGGTGGCCATCGCGGTGGGCCTGCGGGCCGGGGCCGGGCACGCCGTGGAGGGCATCGAGGAGGCGTCCGTACGGGCGCTCGCCAAGCTCGAACAGGTGCTGCCGTCCCGGCTCCGCCACCGCGTGACCGCCCTGCAGGCCGCCACCGTGCCGCTCACCTGGGGCGACGGCGCGACGGTCGACCCGCGCACGCTCACCGTGATGGCCGCCGCGACGACGGGCAACGAGCGGCTGCGCTTCTCGTACCGCACCGGCGAGGGCGTGGAGACCAAGCGGCTGGTGGAGCCGAACCGGCTGGTGAGCACCGGCCGCCGCTGGTACCTGGTCGCCTACGACAACGACCGCGAGGACTGGCGCACCTTCCGGGTGGACCGGGTCAGCGACCCCTTCCCGACGGGCGCCCGCTTCGAGCCCCGCGAGCTGCCCGCGGAGAACGCGGCGGAGTTCGTCAGCGGCCCCACGTCCCGGCGGCAGCCGGAGCTGCGGATGGTGGTGACGCTGCACGCGCCCGTGTCGGCCGTCGCGGGCCGGCTGCCGCACTGGATGGGGGCGCCCCGGCCGGTCGACGACGAGACCTGCCGGCTGGACACGGAGTGCGCCGACTCCGTCGAGTGGGTGGCCATCCACCTGGCGATGCTCGGCTGCGAGTTCGAAGTGCACGAGCCGGAGAAGCTGATCACGTGCACCCGGCTGCTCGGGGAGCGGATCACGCGGGCGGCGGGCGGGACCGCCGGGCGTTAG
- a CDS encoding RNA polymerase sigma factor RpoD/SigA, which produces MATRAVARRQPAAKGADEASSVRASSGEIADRDLVGMYLDEIARTPLLDAAKEVELSQAIEAGVYARQILDGLESGEAGGASREELEAIADEGARAKDVFIKSNLRLVVAVARRYPRSGLPLLDLIQEGNAGLVRAVEKFDYTKGFKFSTYATWWIRQAITRSIADQSRTIRLPVHLVEELGRIRRVQREFNRENGRDPEHAEIAAELGTTPERVGDVLDWARDPVSLNMSVDDEGETQFGDLLEDTSAVSPEQSVIALLRSEELETLIGRLDHRTASIIKARYGIEDGRERTLTEVGKQHGLTRERIRQIEKHALLELKKMAHDTGFDAAA; this is translated from the coding sequence ATGGCAACCCGTGCCGTCGCCCGTCGTCAGCCCGCAGCCAAGGGCGCCGACGAGGCAAGCAGTGTTCGCGCCTCGAGCGGGGAGATCGCCGATCGCGACCTGGTCGGCATGTACCTGGACGAGATCGCGCGGACGCCCCTGCTCGACGCCGCGAAGGAGGTCGAGCTGTCGCAGGCCATCGAGGCGGGCGTGTACGCCCGGCAGATCCTGGACGGTCTGGAGTCCGGCGAGGCGGGGGGCGCCTCGCGCGAGGAGCTGGAGGCGATAGCCGACGAGGGCGCCCGCGCCAAGGACGTCTTCATCAAGTCGAACCTGCGGCTCGTGGTCGCCGTCGCCCGCCGGTACCCGCGCAGCGGGCTGCCGCTGCTCGACCTGATCCAGGAGGGCAACGCCGGCCTGGTCCGCGCGGTGGAGAAGTTCGACTACACCAAGGGATTCAAGTTCTCCACGTACGCGACCTGGTGGATCCGCCAGGCGATCACCCGCTCGATCGCCGACCAGTCGCGCACCATCCGGCTCCCCGTCCACCTCGTCGAGGAGCTGGGCCGCATCCGCCGGGTGCAGCGCGAGTTCAACCGGGAGAACGGCCGCGACCCCGAGCACGCCGAGATCGCCGCGGAGCTGGGCACCACGCCCGAGCGCGTGGGCGACGTCCTCGACTGGGCCCGGGACCCGGTCAGCCTGAACATGTCGGTGGACGACGAGGGCGAGACCCAGTTCGGCGACCTGCTGGAGGACACCTCCGCCGTGTCGCCGGAGCAGTCGGTCATCGCGCTGCTGCGCAGCGAGGAACTGGAGACCCTCATCGGCCGGCTCGACCACCGGACCGCGTCGATCATCAAGGCGCGCTACGGGATCGAGGACGGGCGGGAGCGCACGCTGACGGAGGTCGGCAAGCAGCACGGGCTCACCCGGGAGCGGATCCGGCAGATCGAGAAGCACGCGCTTCTGGAGCTGAAGAAGATGGCCCACGACACCGGGTTCGACGCGGCGGCCTAA
- a CDS encoding questin oxidase family protein, whose amino-acid sequence MTDTTGTFDEALERLHAKGPEFEGWLTNHAPMTVEALVRHGHAPRVHRWLDAYRHRLEDMPGRTGVRIDGTADASWRTALGDPARLGDWIDHFTRTLAERPWRDVLAEWWPRLLPGITGGSTHPVIRTGHAVRALLDGDRTGPRLAELGHALGYWAARHQPLAAPVTPSGTAGIGAALAGVPGVPDPSRGIRARFAQLPETPGWPAAANAVRPPAGPGEVPGMLAELVREAVLRYGERAHGSPVMLIHAATAPNAVLRALPALPRELWVPGFRAAWEASASVTAAYPAPGPSEPVASAPATAAEAFARAAEHGDEHAIKFTDTALDVAAADPEAAPGALAATARAVELIAPLGA is encoded by the coding sequence ATGACCGACACCACCGGAACATTCGACGAGGCCCTCGAACGCCTTCACGCCAAGGGTCCGGAGTTCGAGGGGTGGCTGACCAACCACGCCCCCATGACCGTCGAGGCGCTGGTCCGGCACGGGCACGCGCCACGCGTCCACCGCTGGCTCGACGCGTACCGGCACCGGCTGGAGGACATGCCGGGCCGCACCGGCGTCCGGATCGACGGGACGGCCGACGCCTCGTGGCGCACGGCACTCGGCGACCCCGCCCGGCTCGGGGACTGGATCGACCACTTCACCCGGACCCTGGCCGAACGGCCGTGGCGGGACGTACTCGCCGAGTGGTGGCCGCGGCTGCTGCCCGGCATCACGGGCGGCTCGACGCACCCCGTCATCCGCACCGGTCACGCCGTCCGCGCGCTGCTCGACGGGGACCGGACCGGGCCGCGGCTGGCCGAGCTGGGGCACGCGCTCGGCTACTGGGCCGCCCGCCACCAGCCGCTCGCCGCGCCGGTGACGCCGTCGGGGACAGCCGGGATCGGTGCCGCGCTGGCGGGCGTCCCGGGCGTCCCCGACCCCTCGCGGGGCATCCGCGCCCGCTTCGCGCAGCTGCCGGAGACCCCCGGCTGGCCCGCCGCCGCGAACGCGGTGCGCCCGCCCGCCGGTCCCGGCGAGGTGCCAGGGATGCTGGCGGAGCTGGTCCGGGAGGCGGTGCTGCGCTACGGGGAGCGGGCCCATGGTTCGCCGGTCATGCTCATCCACGCGGCGACCGCGCCCAACGCCGTCCTGCGCGCCCTCCCCGCACTCCCCCGCGAGCTCTGGGTGCCCGGCTTCCGGGCGGCCTGGGAGGCCAGTGCGTCGGTGACGGCCGCCTATCCGGCGCCGGGGCCGTCGGAGCCGGTCGCCTCGGCGCCCGCCACGGCCGCCGAGGCGTTCGCGCGGGCGGCGGAGCACGGCGACGAGCACGCGATCAAGTTCACGGACACGGCGCTGGACGTCGCCGCGGCCGACCCGGAGGCGGCGCCGGGGGCGCTGGCCGCCACGGCCCGCGCCGTCGAGTTGATCGCGCCGCTGGGCGCGTGA
- a CDS encoding dioxygenase yields MRDMQDTQGMRDGASAGRMPALYLSHGAPPLADDALWPGQLAAWSAELPRPRAILMVSAHWEEAPLALGATRTVPLVYDFWGFPEHYYRVRYAAPGAPALAERVRSTLRGAGLPVRDMPERGLDHGAYVPLVEMYPDADIPVLQMSMPSLDPVRLMEIGRRLAPLRDEGVLIVGSGFFTHNLAALRHQGGTPAWSAEFDHWGREALEAQDVDALLDFTSKSPAAHLAHPRTEHFAPLFVTLGAAEGQLGSQRSVIDGFWLGLAKRSVQFG; encoded by the coding sequence ATGCGGGACATGCAGGACACGCAGGGCATGCGGGACGGCGCCTCTGCCGGGCGGATGCCCGCCCTCTACCTCTCCCATGGCGCCCCACCCCTCGCCGACGACGCGCTCTGGCCGGGCCAGCTCGCGGCCTGGTCGGCCGAGCTGCCCAGGCCCCGCGCGATCCTCATGGTCTCGGCGCACTGGGAGGAGGCGCCGCTCGCGCTCGGCGCGACCCGGACCGTCCCGCTCGTCTACGACTTCTGGGGCTTCCCGGAGCACTACTACCGCGTCCGGTACGCCGCCCCGGGTGCCCCCGCGCTGGCGGAGCGGGTCCGCTCCACGCTGCGCGGCGCCGGACTGCCCGTGCGCGACATGCCGGAACGCGGGCTGGACCACGGCGCGTACGTACCGCTGGTCGAGATGTACCCGGACGCCGACATTCCGGTACTCCAGATGTCGATGCCGTCGCTCGACCCGGTGCGCCTCATGGAGATCGGACGCCGGCTCGCGCCGCTGCGCGACGAGGGCGTGCTGATCGTCGGCAGCGGCTTCTTCACCCACAACCTGGCCGCCCTGCGGCACCAGGGCGGCACGCCCGCCTGGTCCGCCGAGTTCGACCACTGGGGGCGGGAGGCCCTGGAGGCGCAGGACGTCGACGCCCTGCTGGACTTCACGAGCAAGTCGCCCGCGGCACATCTGGCGCATCCGCGTACGGAGCACTTTGCCCCCCTCTTCGTCACGTTGGGGGCGGCCGAGGGGCAACTCGGCAGCCAGCGCAGTGTGATCGACGGGTTCTGGCTGGGGCTGGCCAAGCGGTCGGTGCAGTTCGGCTGA
- a CDS encoding MarR family winged helix-turn-helix transcriptional regulator — protein sequence MRKEPATDPAEPRWLSAEEQATWQAYLHATTLLEDHLDRQLQRDAGMPHIYYALLVQLSEAPRRRMRMTELAQQVKITRSRLSHAVARLEKNGWMRREDCPSDRRGQVAVLTDEGFEVLRRTAPGHVAAVRAAIFDRLTPEQVAELGAICSTIASGLQPAGADLPWLR from the coding sequence ATGAGGAAAGAACCCGCAACGGACCCGGCGGAGCCCCGCTGGCTCTCCGCCGAGGAGCAGGCGACCTGGCAGGCGTACCTGCACGCCACCACGCTCCTGGAGGACCATCTCGACCGCCAGCTCCAGCGTGACGCGGGGATGCCGCACATCTACTACGCGCTGCTCGTCCAGCTCTCCGAAGCCCCGCGGCGCCGGATGCGGATGACCGAACTGGCCCAGCAGGTCAAGATCACCCGGTCCCGGCTGTCGCACGCCGTGGCGCGCCTGGAGAAGAACGGCTGGATGCGGCGCGAGGACTGCCCCTCCGACCGGCGCGGGCAGGTGGCGGTGCTCACGGACGAGGGGTTCGAGGTGCTGCGGAGGACGGCGCCCGGCCATGTCGCCGCGGTCCGGGCCGCGATCTTCGACCGGCTCACGCCCGAGCAGGTCGCCGAGCTGGGCGCGATCTGCTCGACCATCGCGAGCGGCCTGCAACCGGCCGGCGCGGACCTGCCCTGGCTGCGCTGA